The following DNA comes from Fusobacterium sp. DD2.
GAAGAAGGATTTATTGTAAAGAAATAGGTTGGAAGATTTATTGCAACGTTTTTAACTGTTTCTAATTGGTATAAAATTTTTTCTTCACTTGTTAGATAATTTAAACATTTATCAGGTCTTAAATTTATTAGATTTAGGACCTTTTTTAATTTCAGGATAAATAAGTTCATCAAAGGAAGTAGATTAAAGATTTATGCAACTTTAAATTTTAAAAATACAAAAACAAAAGAAATTGATTCTAAAGAAAATATAAAATATGGTACAATATATAAAAATGAATTCTATAAAAGAGAAAAAGAAGGAAATAATTGTGTAATCAAAAAACAATAAATATTTTTTTAAATGTTATAGAATGAAAAAATAAAACAGGGGGGAAAGTTGTGAAAAAATACAATTTTATGTTACTAATATTCACGCTATTATTATATTCATGTACGTCAATAAATTACAGTGTTGACAGTAAAAGTTATAAAGCCACTGGAAAAAATTCAAGAGTAAGATTTATAGTCTTGCACTACACTGCAACAAATGATGAGATAGGACTTAAGACTTTAACTACTCAGCAGGTAAGTGCTCACTATCTTGTTACAAGTAAGGATTCAGATCCAGTTTATAATCTTGTTCCAGAAAATGAGAGAGCATGGCATGCAGGTTTTAGTGGATTTAGAGGAAGAAACAATATAAATGACAGCTCAATCGGAATAGAGATAACAAATATAGGTGTTGATAACTATGCTGATGAAACCAAAGAGTACGGTTTTTTTATCCCATATGATAAGTATGTGCCTTACTCAGAGGGACAGATAAAAAAGATAGCACATCTTTTAAAAGATATTTTAAAACGTTATAAAATAGATCCAACAAATATTGTGGGACATTCAGATATTGCTCCACTTAGAAAAATAGATCCAGGTGCAAAATTTCCTTGGAAGAGATTATACGAAGAGTATGGTATTGGTGCCTGGTATAATGAGAAAGATAAGGAGTTTTACATGAATGAGAGGTTATACAGTGCTACTCCAATCTCTCAAATTAAGAGTGAATTTAGAAAATATGGTTATGATATAAATAGCGCCAATGAATGGGATGAAGAGAGCAGAAGAGTAGTTTATGCTTTTCAAATGCATTTTAATCCCCAAAATGCTACGGGATATCTTGATTTGGAAACTTTTGCCATTTTAAAGGCCCTAAACAAGAAATATAGATAAATAAAAAAAATATCTTGTATAATTTTAGTTTTAATGTTATTATATACCCATAAGAAGATAAAACGAATTTGATTAAGAAAACACTAACTTTTTTCACGTTTCAAAATTAATATTCACGTTTCAAAAATTTTAGGGTTTGTTTTTTTCTATTTGGTTTCATCTAAAATTTTGGAGGTGCATATTAATGCTAAAAGGAACAGTAAAATGGTTTAACAAAGACAAAGGGTTTGGATTTATATCTGGTGAAGATGGAAACGATTATTTCGTACACTACTCTAACATCAACGCAAAAGGATTCAGATCTTTAGAAGAAGGACAAGCAGTATCTTTCGACGTAACTGAAGGAGCTAAAGGACCAGTTGCTTCTAACGTAACTGTAGCATAGTTATAGCTAATAAGAAGAAATTTAGGGGATGCTGATGCGTCCCCATATTTTTTATACTGGAGGAATATTATGGAAAAGAATAAAAAAATACAGGTGCAATTAGTAGTTAATACATTGGTAAAGCTATTTCTATTTCCTCTTTTCATAGTTGGAATGTTACTTAGACTATATGATAAAATCTTTAAGAAAAATCAGGGTAAGAAGAGAAGAGTTCCATATAATTTCTGGTATTAAAATTAAATATGCATAGGTGGCGGAATGGTAGACGCGCAAGGTTGAGGTCCTTGTGGGAGTTTATCCTGTGAGAGTTCAAGTCTCTTCTTATGCACCATAGGTAAAACAATTACAAGTCTTCAATTTGAAGACTTTTTTTTAATCATTTTTTAAATCAGTAACAGGGGAATAAAAAAATAGAGAAAGTTATTGAAAAATATGCTAAAATAGTATGAGATAACAAGTAATAACTTAATACTGTGATAGATTTTTTAAAAGGAGAGAGCATGAAATTAAATAAGAGAGAGAAAATTTTGATATTGTGTTCCTTGGCAGTTATTTTTATAAGTTTTTACACTTTTATGGTTAGAGGAAAGATTTTAAGAACTTTAGATAATAACAAGATGTTTTTTAAATCTTATGAAGATACAAAGAGTAAAAAATACGAAAAAGAAATTGATAGGAAATTAGAAAGTAAAGAGTTAAATAGGTTAATCAGTCAGTTATCGTTGAAAAAAACTGAGATAGCTGTGTCAATTTTAGAGGATAAAGATTTAGTTAAAGTATTAAATATGAAAAAGAAGGAGGATTATAGTTCTAAAAAATACCTTCTTTCTGAGATGAAATATGAGGATGCCTTAACTATGTTTAATGTTGGAAAGGAATTCCAGGAGTTGTCTGTTTTATCTTCAGGAATAAAAGAGTATCTGAATAATAGATACGTGAATTTTGACTATGATAAAGTAGTTGAAAATAATGATATACCGGAACTTATAAAACAGAGAAATAAATATATTAAAGTAACAGGAAATGAAGAGTTAAAGGATATAATCAAACATTTGAACAGAGAGGAATTGCAGAAATTCTCAGCACTTGTTGAAAATGATGGAAATATGCTTAATTTTTTAAACTTTGATACAGCATTTATAAATGAGATAAAAAATAATTCCCACATGCTATTATCATCTGGATTATCAATAGAGACCTTGGAAGGTTTTGTTTTATTGAATAAAAAACTTGATAAATTACAGGGAATAAATCCTCAATTTAAAGAATTTCTATCTAAAGAGATTGAGGGAGTGGATTTTGTTAAGAACTACCAATATGGAGATTTTTATCTTTCAGATAGAAATAATGATAAACTTCTTGAAAAAGAGTATAAAGATGGAAATTACACTTTCAAAAATCCTTTTGTAAAGGTAAATCCTTATGGAAGAGCTCCTCTTACAGCTATTATAAAAACTAAGGAGAGCATTGCAGATAAAAATGTACAGGTAACTGTATATGGGCAGTTTGAAAGTCCAGACTATACTTATAGTGTAAAAGCAGGTAAAAGTGGTGATTTTCCTATAATAGGACTTTATCAGAGAACTGAAAACAAAGTTAGATACACAGTTGATGGGAAGTCAAACATTATAACAATAAATATTGGACAGCTTGATAATATCCTTCCAGCAATAGTTATAGAAAAGAGAGTAGATGGAAGTATTGAGCCAGGAATGAATCTTGTATCATTTAATACAAAAGAGAAGGCATTGCCATTTGTATTTGATAAATGTGGAAATATAAGATATCTTTTAGATGTATCATCAGTATTAAAAAAGGCATATGCAGTAAAAGATGATGGAAAATGGCTTATTGCAAATGATGAAGCTGTATTTACATTTGATATCTTAGGAAGAGTAGTGAGTACAAAAAATTCCCATCACTTTGACGATGAGGAAAATTGGAAAAATGGTGTTCTTTTTAGAAATGTACAGTATCTGCCAAAAACCAATAATCAGCTTATTGTTTATGGTTTTAGTGATAAAGTATATCCAAGTGGAGTATTTTCAGAACTTGGAATTGATAGCAAACAGGAACTTTTTAAAGCAAGACTCTATTTTGATAAGTATACTTATGAGGATAATAATATACTTTCAGGTAGAAGAATTGAGCTTTTTAAATAGGTGATAAGTATGGAACAGGATAAAGAGACAATATTAAATATAATTTATGTAATAATCCTTGGTATTGTATTTTATATTTGCAAGTATATCTATATTCCAGGACCTCTTTTTACAATTTATTCATTAGCAGGATTTCTGATTATGGTACTGGGAGCTTATATTACAGATAATATGAAGTTCCAAAGATATAAATATAAAATCAGAAACTACATGCTTGTTGTAATACTTGATATACTATGTTTTGGAATCTGGTTTGTATATACTCTGGAATTGACTTTAATTCCTTTTATGACTACTTTTATAGCCTTACAGGTTCTTATAACAGTATTAATAAGTGTTGCAGTATTTAAAATAAGATATGTAACTATATATGGAAAAGGTGAGAT
Coding sequences within:
- a CDS encoding N-acetylmuramoyl-L-alanine amidase, encoding MKKYNFMLLIFTLLLYSCTSINYSVDSKSYKATGKNSRVRFIVLHYTATNDEIGLKTLTTQQVSAHYLVTSKDSDPVYNLVPENERAWHAGFSGFRGRNNINDSSIGIEITNIGVDNYADETKEYGFFIPYDKYVPYSEGQIKKIAHLLKDILKRYKIDPTNIVGHSDIAPLRKIDPGAKFPWKRLYEEYGIGAWYNEKDKEFYMNERLYSATPISQIKSEFRKYGYDINSANEWDEESRRVVYAFQMHFNPQNATGYLDLETFAILKALNKKYR
- a CDS encoding cold shock domain-containing protein, with translation MLKGTVKWFNKDKGFGFISGEDGNDYFVHYSNINAKGFRSLEEGQAVSFDVTEGAKGPVASNVTVA
- a CDS encoding aryl-sulfate sulfotransferase, with protein sequence MKLNKREKILILCSLAVIFISFYTFMVRGKILRTLDNNKMFFKSYEDTKSKKYEKEIDRKLESKELNRLISQLSLKKTEIAVSILEDKDLVKVLNMKKKEDYSSKKYLLSEMKYEDALTMFNVGKEFQELSVLSSGIKEYLNNRYVNFDYDKVVENNDIPELIKQRNKYIKVTGNEELKDIIKHLNREELQKFSALVENDGNMLNFLNFDTAFINEIKNNSHMLLSSGLSIETLEGFVLLNKKLDKLQGINPQFKEFLSKEIEGVDFVKNYQYGDFYLSDRNNDKLLEKEYKDGNYTFKNPFVKVNPYGRAPLTAIIKTKESIADKNVQVTVYGQFESPDYTYSVKAGKSGDFPIIGLYQRTENKVRYTVDGKSNIITINIGQLDNILPAIVIEKRVDGSIEPGMNLVSFNTKEKALPFVFDKCGNIRYLLDVSSVLKKAYAVKDDGKWLIANDEAVFTFDILGRVVSTKNSHHFDDEENWKNGVLFRNVQYLPKTNNQLIVYGFSDKVYPSGVFSELGIDSKQELFKARLYFDKYTYEDNNILSGRRIELFK